A region of the Perognathus longimembris pacificus isolate PPM17 chromosome 7, ASM2315922v1, whole genome shotgun sequence genome:
gctagcactctgccacttgagccacagagccacttccggctttttctatatatatggtgctgaggaattgaacccagggcttcatgtatatgaggcgagcaatttaccactaggccatattcccagccctgaatctttttggtgccactactggggcttaatCCCAGGGCCTCTCAATCTTGTTTACCTTTTactgctcaaagctggcagtttatcacttaagccacatctccacttctggcattttattgGTTAACTGTAGGTTTGAGTCttgcagagttttctgcctgatctggctttgaacacagatcctcagatctcagcctcctgagtaactaggattacagaggtgtgtgtgtgtgtgtgtgtgtgtgtgtgtgtgtgtgtgcacaaatcTCCCATGAGGCACAAAAATGCATATCCTGATTAGTCACCCAATTCCTCCCGCAGAATGAGGCAAGCAGTATTGTTGGGAGGTCCAAGCCCAGCCTTTCCCCTCAAGGTGCTCACCATTGTAGGAGAGCGTAAGGCTCTCTAGAGACACCCAGGAGCTCAGCAGATGGCATAGTGTCAGAGCTGCCTCTGTGGAAAGAGGAACTGTGAATAGCTCCAAGGTGGAGATGCTTCGGAATCGTTGTGAGGCTTCCAGTGTTGGGAGCCCCAGGCAGCTGGGATCCGATCCATCCAAAGCTCCGCAGGCCACCTGCCCGATCTCCATCTCTTCACCATCCTCCTTCTCACCAGccacaataaaaacaaagtcaTATAGGTCTTCAGACTCTGCACCAGACCCCTGTCGGGTACGAGCACCCTTCTTCCCTGCAGCTCGTTTGAAACGCTTTAAGGGCTTGGGCTGTGGAGCTGAGTTGGCTGGAGCCCGTTTAGATGAGGATgtggaagaggaggcagaggcagaagaggTGGCAGCTGGAGCAGAGGATGGCCTCTTGGTACCAGATGCCTCCTGAGAGGTGGCCGGAGAGTGCAGCTCCTTCTTAGGATCTGTCCCACCGGTTGCCAGGCTCTCCTGTGTGCTCCGGCGTGTTACCCGAGTAGCAGGTGCAGCCCTGGGCATCTGCTTGGCTTCGCTCTTCCGCCGGGTGGCCATCAGGGCTGCAGCACATCGCTCGGCAGCATCCCTGCGAGGCCTACGTGAACCCAGCAAGAGAGATCCTTCATCTCGCGATGGGGCCCGGCCTCGGGAGGCCTCTCCACAGAGGCGGCAGGGCAGGTTAGCAGGACCTGGCTGCCAAAACCCAGCACTCATGGTGAGGATAAGGATGAAAAGGGCTGACTCAGGCACAGGCCAAGAGTATAGGGACACTTGGCTGACAGCCCCATGGTGAATGAGCTGGTGCAGCAGCTGCCGAAGTGACTGCTGAGCAGCCACATCAGAGAACAGCAGGTGGCGGAACTTAAGGGTGTGCAGGCAACTGGCCAGGGTCTCCAGAACCCTGCGGTTGGGCTCAGCCACCAGCTCTGTTGCACCCTGCAGCATGTTACAGATGGTGAGCTGCCGGACATGACGGGAGCTATGCAAAAGAGGCGAGAAGCGCTGGTCACAGAGACGCCTGTCAGAAGACACATCGATGGTCCCACGTAGAACATGGGAAAAAAAAGCCTCCATAAACTTGGCTCGCCAACAGGTCACGCTCTGAAAACAGAGAACATGCCAGAAATCCATGACACCGAGTACTATGTGGAAACATCCCAGTTTCTTTCCAATTGCAAACTACTGAGCCaggcaattttctcttttttctttttttgccagtcctggggcatggactcagggcctgagcactgtccctggcttctttttgctcaaggctagcactctgccacttgagccacagcgccatttacggctttttctgttcatgaggaatcgaacccagggcttttaagccacatttctagccccacCAGGCAATTTTCTAAGCATTTTATACAGATTCTTCTAGTCTTCACATCTTTGATGTATTAGCTCAACTTTTACAGGTAAGAAAATAGGCACATAAGCTGATGAACAGAAGGAATATTTTACATTTTGGCTTCTCTTTTTGTAGGGCAGTCGTAAAGTGGTGCTTATCTAACAGTCATGGCATGAAGTCTATGTGTATCACATGTGAAAGTATTTTTAATGGTTTGTAaaatgtggtgttttttttttttatggtgctggggaccaaagccagggcttcacatGCTAGGTACTAGTGCtatataccac
Encoded here:
- the Lrrc41 gene encoding leucine-rich repeat-containing protein 41 isoform X2, whose translation is MKTRPSSLESVTCWRAKFMEAFFSHVLRGTIDVSSDRRLCDQRFSPLLHSSRHVRQLTICNMLQGATELVAEPNRRVLETLASCLHTLKFRHLLFSDVAAQQSLRQLLHQLIHHGAVSQVSLYSWPVPESALFILILTMSAGFWQPGPANLPCRLCGEASRGRAPSRDEGSLLLGSRRPRRDAAERCAAALMATRRKSEAKQMPRAAPATRVTRRSTQESLATGGTDPKKELHSPATSQEASGTKRPSSAPAATSSASASSSTSSSKRAPANSAPQPKPLKRFKRAAGKKGARTRQGSGAESEDLYDFVFIVAGEKEDGEEMEIGQVACGALDGSDPSCLGLPTLEASQRFRSISTLELFTVPLSTEAALTLCHLLSSWVSLESLTLSYNGLGSNIFRLLDSLRALSGQAGCRLRALHLSDLFSPLPILELTRAIVRALPLLRVLSIRVDHPSQRDNPAVPGNAGSPSHIIGDEEIPENCLEQLEMGFPRGAQPAPLLCSVLKASGSLQQLSLDSATFASPQDFGLVLQTLKEYNLALKRLSFHDMNLADCQSEVLFLLQNLTLQEITFSFCRLFEKRPAQFLPEMVAAMKGNSTLKGLRLPGNRLGNAGLLALADVFSEDSSSSLCQLDISSNCIKPDGLLEFAKRLERWGRGAFGHLRLFQNWLDQDAVTAREAIRRLRATCHVVSDSWDSSQAFADYVSTM